gtgtaaaagaaaaatgtgaggCCACATGAGCATATGCATATGCAGTGCAAGACACAAAGACAGCTCATCGTAAAGCTAATAAAAACACTAAACCCACATGACACTCAAACTCTTTTTCGCATTTCCCATAACCTTCTTTTCTTAgactttctaattttctttctttcttttggggTTAACGGTATACATTTCAACTTCaatcatttccattttttagtttaataggAAATTAGTTTCAtccttctttttatatatatacaggTTTAAGGTTAGAttcaatttgttattaaattttagaatgtaTACTTTTatagttaataaattttgctacactaaattctatttaaaaatactcaaTTAActacaataaacaaaattattattttaaaaattctatttgccactgtttttactatttcacattcataatttttttttgtttgctatAATGTTAACTATTTCATTCTCAAACTATATTAATATACACTACAAACACATGctattataacttaaattaaaataatatacaatccaatttcaaatacaaactattataatttaatattataataattcactACTTACTCACGTAGCTATGTAAAAAATGAGTTATGCTCATTTTGGAAATAGTCTTCAATATTTAAGACAAATGTAACCGTCTGTTTTACTTCGaattataattatgaaaatgaaacaattcTCTCCTTAATtggtaaataaatttaattatagtaaatgataaaacttcaAGGtgtaaaccatttttaaatatgcatataacaaaacttacTTGAATACAGAAGAAGACAAATAAATCATTatttgaaaacagaaaaagaaaaagaaatcattattaaaaaatatattttttcaacaagTATTTTGTTCTTCGGttaaataagtaaatttgctcaataatttattttggtaattaacaataatatgctgttgaagaatttaaaaccTTCAAGAATTcgtaaaaatatcaattgagctattttttaccattaatAATGAAGTGGTACCTAGACACTCATATTTACtctaatgctatttaaaaaataaaacaataaatacttctagcattttttaaacatattttaaaaagttggactactaaaaatacattttcaaaactaaaatgaaaaatgagaaaaatgattatataagAGAAAGTATTCTAGAATTTAcctttttaaataactttaataGTTATCGTTCACATAACCGATAGTGAATCGATTTTTTGCTGTCTTGGTTATTCTTATGAgcatgaaataattaatttttttttttttaaattcagaAACGAAACACAAATAttggtaattaaaaaaagtaacttTTTCTAATCCTTAAAcgtttatttttcaataatttagttttcaaaattttatacaaaatagtagtataaagaataatttaatttagaagttGGGACTATTTATTATAGtgaataaattgatatttaggATGTGATCAACTAGTTCATGTTTTAAACATACATGTAGTTGTTTTTTTACAACCTATTCATCTACCTACATCAATTAAAATCATTAgcattaaattgttattaatattcatgaatttagttattacaaaattgaactAACAACCACTATTATTACACATTACAACTTTCAATTATAGCAGTCAAatgtatattttcaaaactaaaaatattttgattattttctataattctACGAGTGCCATGCAATGATGGGTATCAAACtttcaatatttgatttatgtttTCGTAAAATTATGCGGTTGAAAATGTTGTCAAAGTATATACCACTTAGATAACACAAACGTTGTAAATATATGAGCAAAGACATAGATTTTTATTATAGGTCAAAAGTTTACATGTATTATTGTATGCTTTAGAACTTATtgtaaaaatttacaaatctagtaaaattttatagtttaacgACAACGACATACATAGTAGTTTATCACAGcctatcattaatagatagTAAAGTTTTGGTTCGTTTTGCTGTAATCGAAAACAGTCTTAAATTTTAACCCTCGTTATTTGAAGAGGAAAGAAATTTAGGTTTGAAGAATATTAGTAGTAAGCAATCCCTAGTCTTATGATTAATGGAGATTAGCAATTTAACATGGCCAATTCTTGAAAGTGTTAGGACTAAAATTAGATTCGctaaacttttcatttattaggGACATGCATTTGTCTCGCTTCACCTCACCACAATTTAATGACATTTCTTTAGAAAACTTTAACTAAATTCacagattttcttttttttctattttctattttctattaattttctcttttgctgACAGACCTAGAAACACACGTGTCTACTCTCATATAGCGagtaccaaaaatttcatactCCTCGGTAGAACGGTGGCATTTTCACACACTCGCCTTCCCTCCGCCTTTTCTCTCGCTCTCTGGTTCCCACTCCTTCAATCTCAATAAATACGCTCAGCCTCTCAATTCTCCTCCACAACCCATTTCCCCATTTTCCCATTTCTTCAagcttttttcctctttcttctcaCAAGCTCAACGCGGGATTTTCACTTTTGATCTGCAGAGTACGAAAAAGCAACAATGGCGTCCGGTAACAGAGTAGATCTAAGCGGTAACCCCGTTAAGCCAATCACCATTTGCATGATTGGTGCTGGTGGGTTCATTGGTTCTCACCTTTGTGAGAAGCTTATGGCTGAAACCCCTCATAAGGTGCTTGCTCTTGATGTTTATAATGACAAGATTAAGCACCTTCTTGAGCCTGATACGCTCCCTTGGGCCGATCGTATTCAGTTTCACCGTCTCAATATCAAGAATGATTCCAGGCTTGAGAGCCTCATCCGAATGGCAGATCTGGTTCGACTTCTGTGATTCCTTCTTTATTTGTTACTTGTTTTTCTGAGTTCTTGAAAGaattgttgaatttttgttcTGGGTTGTTTGAAGAATTGATCCTTCTTTGGGTGTACTGTGGGTTCTGAGCCATGCTCATTCTTAGTTCTTATGggtcttttattatttcttttatttttatcttcgTGTTTCGTGATTGGAATTTTGCTTGCGTGAGGTAGACGATAAATCTTGCTGCGATCTGTACTCCGGCGGACTACAATACGCGACCCCTTGATACCATCTACAGCAATTTTATCGACGCAATTCCTGTGGTATGTATGCAAATTCCTCTTTCTTTCTGATTCTCGTTTCTTGATGTTTTGATTTGAGTGTGCGTGCGTGCGCGCGCGCGTGTGTGCGTGTTTGTGTTCTCAATTCAATAGACTTGGTCATCGTTGAAGATTGATGATTTGATGTGCTTTATTTTCATAGGTGAAATACTGTTCTGGCAACAGCAAGCGTCTGATTCACTTTTCAACTTGCGAAGTATATGGTAAGacaattggaagctttcttcCAAAAGATAGCCCTCTTCGTCAGGTAAGCCATCTCTttctgctttcttttttctctctctcattatGAAATCTCTTCGATCCATAATAATTTGCCTCACTGTTTCAATGAAAACGCAATGTCCTGGATCTTGCAGAGTCTTTAGGCAACTTTCTTTGAATGTCCACGAACGATGTTTTTAGAAACTGcatgttgtttttctttatgttgCAGTAAGAAAACTGGCAGAtcttgaaattaataattacaCTCAAAATATCGTGGTTTGCATGCCGATTTGGACGTTTGTGTGCCTTGATCCGTCATTTGGCCTTGCTCTTTGGCTGAAGTGCAGATTAAGAACGACAATTCTATTTGTTGGTTTTGCAATGAAACTATTTGccaatttgaattaattttctgATTTGAAATGTGAGACTTAATGTTTGGTGGCACCAAGGATTTTATTCGTTTGCTTGGTTCGAACTAGCTGTAATCTTCAACAGAGTTCAGaactttatattattcaaGTGTTGTATGCCATCTTTTGTTCCACGAACCTTTATCtgtataaaagttaaaagatgaCTGTGATTTCTATTCTTGTCGAATCCTCATACAATAGACTAATTGATGATAATAACCTGAATATTGTATTGTCATTTGTTATGATAGGATCCATCATATTATGTTTTGAGTGAGGATACTTCTCCTTGCATCTTTGGTTCCATTGAGAAGCAAAGATGGTCCTATGCATGTGCGAAACAATTGATCGAAAGGCTGATTTATGGttagttttcttaattatttactGTCTGGCTTTATAGGAATCAGTACTTAGAAATTGCAGCTCTTAGCTTTTGTgctttcttcttgtttttcacAGCTGAGGGTGCGGAAAATGGACTGGATTTTACGATTGTAAGACCCTTTAACTGGATCGGACCAAGGATGGACTTCATTCCTGGCATTGATGGCCCAAGTGAGGGTGTTCCAAGAGTTCTTGCTTGCTTTAGCAATGTATGTTCTGTTGGTTTCCTGCTTTGACTTTTAGTTCTCTTTGTGGCCCTTGCTTTTATGAATGACTCTTTTGATTTTCTGATTTTGCAGAATCTCCTGCGCCGTGAGCCACTGAAGCTTGTGGATGGTGGTCAATCCCAAAGAACTTTTGTATACATCAAAGATGCGATCGAAGCAGTTCTTTTGATGATTGTACGATATTCCTctgcttttcttttatctcgaACCCAAAGTTCGCATGCAGTATACATATCTGAGCTGTGTATATTGTTTGTTCAGGAAAACCCATCGAGGTCAAATGGCCAAATCTTCAATGTGGGCAACCCCAACAATGAAGTAACAGTGAAGCAGCTCGCTGAAATGATGACTGAGGTAGGAGTGAATTGCGGTTGGTTTGATTCTTTATTGTTCTTGTGCTTTTGTTAGATGAAGTTAAAGTTATTTTCTGGAGTCCTGCAGGTTTATGCAAAGGTAAGCGGGGAACCTTCGCTCCAGACACCAACCATTGATATAAGCTCTGAAGAATTCTACGGTGTCGGTTATGATGACAGTGACAAGAGAATTCCTGATATGACCATCATCAACAGGCAACTTGGTACAATGCTATGTCTCATTTCCTTTCATATTTTCCTTCAATTAAGATTATTAGCGACTTCAATTGAACTACACAATTTTGTTCAGGTTGGAACCCAAAGACGTCGCTCTGGGACCTGCTGGAATCAACTCTGACCTATCAACATCGAACATACGCGGAGGCCATCAAGCAGGCAACAGCAAAACCAGCTGCATCCAGCTAGAGAATATGACGCTCTTCTCTATTTggtcatttttttccttcttttcttctcagaCTCTTTACAGGagttttatttgtaatatgtGGCTGTGTCCAAGCTTTTTCTCCAATTCTTTTCTGAGATTATAACTATATGTCGACGATGGATGAAGTCCCACAttagtaacattttttttttctcttcttgattttgaaatgtgttAGTTGGGGATAGGTAATATGTGTAGCCCTGTTGGGGAAGAACTTTGTTGTTATATGTAAAATGATTGAATATCAAGCTTGGACTACAAGTAAGGGAAGAATACAAGTAATCCACTACTTTTGTGTCTGTCTTTGCCTTGTCTAATTTAATTCTAACACTCCCAAAACTTACATCTAATTGAGTTGAGTTCAATTAATCTCAACCAATCTCACCTCAAATTGTATAATACCagctaaatataaaattgaaattgacattgacattatattaaattaaaaataagaacaaaaattttaggaatcaaaacttttcaaaatttcagacgaagaatttaaagtaaaaacgtgaacatgtttaatttaatgcataaaaataaggttaaagtacaaaagaaaaatttgtacttattattattaatactATTATTCAAAAAGAGTCATTATTACTCATCTTTTGAAAGGAgagatttcattaaaaaaagattaaaagaggGGAAATAAGCCCCAAATTAGCAGCAAAAGTAAGACCTTGGCAAACAGCTTGAAGAAGCCAAACTGATAAACAGTTTCAATTGTTTTCGAATTAGCAGCATGTTGTTTAATTAGTATTTGATGTAATTATATTAGAGATTATGATGAAGTATAAAAGGGTAACATAAATTGTTTTCGAAGTTGTTTGCTTCTTAGTAACAAAAGTCCAAATTGAAAAGCTTTAAATTATATTCCAATACCCGAATCTTATTCTTAAAACCCTCAAAATAGTCAAGCCACACCAACAACGTTGTAGATTTTTCAAAacgaattaaataaataattatgacaaaatttggaatattaataggaatatatatgaaattttccTATACTTAGTGAatattttccttcattttgctattttaaaaatgttaaaagaaaaaattacacCAACACATGTCACTGcttatttgtttgttaaaaaatatattttatatttggattcTCGTGTTTGAAGTcctaaatttcattttttagaacATGTACTGAAGTATCAAACTACTCACTTTCAAATTGATAAACACAAACATTATGTCAGTTGAATTAAACGTATCTTGAAATATGAGatcaatatgttgaagttagaaaatttatatttatgatttaaaattgtaagatGTATGTGTGTAAATAAATGTGCAAAATATTGGTAGACCTGTGCTTAACCTTTTTTACACTTGAAAACAAttggttatttaaaaaatgtaattatttatgttataattACATTATATAAGTGCTTATATCTCAACTGATGTCGCTTTGGCCGAGTGGTTAAGGCGTGTGCCTGCTAAGTACATGGGGTTTCCCCGCGAGAGTTCGAATCTCTCAGGCGacgtttatttttctaattttttcaaaagaagaagaaaagtttggctctttttttttttttttttttttttttcattttcttctcttcttatttTCTGTTTCATATTGGCCAATTCCTTCCCTCGCTGTTCTTGCGTCTCCTTCAACGAAATCTCTCAAATCACATTTTAGGTATTTTGTTTCTCATCGTTTTTCTTACACATTTTACTTCTACAATCTGCCATTGTTGCAAAGCAAGCTTCCATTACTATGTCTGTTACCTCTTCCAGCTTCAATCTCTTCCGTTCCACTGTTTCTTCCAACCCAGATGCCTTCCTTTCGAATCTCGAAGTTAGAGCTTCGGGTTGCTTTAAATGGCCTTGTTCTGAACCCAAGGGATCCTTCAAGCTTGTTGCTCGTCATCATTCATCGAATGTGAACTTCCGTACTCGACTTAATTGTATTTCGTCCgaggcggcggcggcggcggcggctgAGACCACCGTGGCACCGGGGGATTCTAAGGTTGTTGATGATTTTGATTCTGAATCTCGGATTGATGGGGATGGTGGCGTTGGAGGAGGTGGAAACGCGTTTGGTGGCGGCGGTGGGGGAGATGGAAACGGTGATGGGGAGGATGAGAAGGAGTTTGGGCcgcttttgaaatttgacgACGTGATCAAGGAAGCTGACGCTCGGGGCGTGAGGCTTCCTATGGATATGCTTGAGGCTGCTAAGGCAACAGGGATTCGGGAAGTTTTTCTTCATCGTTACTTGGACTTGCAGGTATGTTTCATTCCTCATGTTTATGAAAGTGAATGAACCGATCATATCATGCATGGCACTTGAGATTATTTTGGGTTTGTGATTGACGGCTGAGGAAGTGTTGAAAGAATACTGTTCCTTGGCTCTTATGCTTTGATAACGTTTGCTGTTTTGAGGAGGCAACATCATGAGAAGTTTTTGAAGCATttacctctttttttcttcgttTGAAATAAACATTAGGAAACGAAACTTTCTTCAATATGTGAAATCTTCCCAATATGATTGAACAAATCTTGATTTAACTGCTCTGTCATTATGATTCTCCTTTTAACTCagttttgtttccatttctaTATAAGAGTCCTTTGCCCCTTCGTTCTTTGGAAATTTATGGTGTATGGTTGCTTCTTCACTTGAGTATAAAGATAGTTTTTTTCcctgaatttgaaaattttaagttctaatatgtaatataatcaattttcttttggtatttTACAGGGTTCGGGTTGGTTGTTAGGCTTCTTGATGAACTCCTGCTCCATGTTTCGTGACCGAATGCTAGCagatccatcttttctttttaaagtcGGAACAGAGGTTTGTTTTggtgtttttcaaatataatataacctATTGATCCCTAGTTTGCGCCATAGTTTTGCATTGTTGGCTAATGTGATAATTGTCTTCTGTACTTGGTTATGGGTGGCAGTACTTTTTTCTATGAGAAATCATATAATTGACATTTAAATTCAGGATTTTAGTTCCTTGGTTGTATGCTCTAACTGATACTTTTCCTTGGTGGTGCTCTTTATTCAACTCAGTTGATTGGATGATTAACTGTAAAATACAATTTCTGATTAATGGACTTAATGAGCTTTGTGGATGCAGATAGTAATAGATTCATGTTGTGCTACATTCGCTGAAGTTCAGAAAAGAGGAGAGAATTTCTGGGCAGAATTTGAGTTGTTTGCTGCTGATCTATTGGTTGGTATTGTGGTGGATGTTGCTTTGGTCGGTATGTTAGCACCATATGCTCGTATAGGACAGCGGCCTGTCTCAAGTGGTTTATTGGGACAGATGCAACATGCTTATTCTTCTCTTCCTAGCAGGTTAACATCACACGAAACCTTTCCTATTGAAATTCAGTACGCTTATAAGACTTGTAGTTCTTTGCGTTaccttcttttatattttatttacttcttGCTGCTGGATCCTTAACAAAGTTTCCAACTTTGTTGAATAtccattttttctcttaaagaTGACATGATGTTCTCAAAACATTGGACGTAAAATCAGATTCCCAAAATTTTGCCTCAATTTTCTGACTATTCCCTGTTTTCTTTGGATTTAGAATTTCCACGCTCCACATTGTCATCAATCATTACTTGTTATTTTTTTGCTCCTGCAGTGTTTTTGAAGCTGAAAGGCCGGGGTGTAAATTCACCGTGAAACAGCGAATTGCATCATATTTCTATAAGGTActgatttcaaaattttccgACCAATGCTTAAACTGCAATTTACTTTCCTGTCCTTGTTTTGGAACTAAGTTTTTAAGACTTACGTTTGTTTTGTCTTGCTGCTgattatatacatacacatatgtttgtatgtatgtatatatttggGTTTTATATAACTTGTTTACGTTTGTGCCTTTTGGTCCAGGGTGTCTTGTATGGCTCAGTGGGATTTGGATGCGGTCTCGTTGGCCAGGGAATTGCTAATTTGATTATGAATGCAAAACGGTATGCCTGTTTAAGCATACCTTacatttcttgttttattagATGTCtgatgttttgttttctgatatttttattgtacCATAATATGGTTTACCTTTAAGAAGTTCACCTGAATGTGTTGGTCAACTCTTGAACTTTGATTTGTTCTTTCACTGATTAGCGTTTTTTAGTTCATGTGCCACTGTCACAGTCCATTTCTCATCTATCGAATGATTTGGAGAAGTCAAATTTCTCACATTCTcttaaaagggaaaaatataATGTGGCATTCCAAAATCTTGTTTCTGCTTTGAATTGTCACAAAAAGATGCATCTCTGTGCATATTTTGGCCAGAGCTTTGTTTTATAGCAGACCTAAAATTTCAATGTCTTGTATTGCAAGTCATTTGATATTGTAATTTCTCTGATATAACTGTTAGCTATTGCTTTGTGATATTGTAGATTTTTTGTATGTATAcagcttttaaaaattaagtattatttatttctagtttgttgaaattgtatttttctgTCACTTCTTTATTTGTCCCTCaatcttgtttaattttttgcaaaaatgactTCTTGTCTGTTTGCATATGTTATTGCATATGAAAGGACCTCAAAACTATCATATCATCTGTCTTCTCAAGGTTGTTGATGAACAGATATcattgtttgaaataattgattatGAATCATGATACccataaaaagttaaattcaTTCATCTGTTACGTAAATGCCATATACATAAGACGACTATTAAATCTCTATCTAGAACCTCATCTTTGGAACTGTATTTCATAATCCAGGTGCATAAAGAAATCAGATGAGGATGTGCCCGTGCCTCCTCTTATTCAGAGTGCTGCTCTCTGGGGTACATCTTACCTGCTTCTTTAatcctttctatttttctttactaatcTGTTTGTGAATGAGCAAAAGAATCTTGTTTTTCTGAATAAATCTGAAGCGTAATACATCGCATCAttaattctttctttggttaaactaaattatgaTCCTTAATACTTTAGGTTGGTCTACAagtcatttatttattaggaTTTTACTTGaccattcattttattttggtttaacataattttgatCAAGTTTCCACCTGGAACCAATATCAATTTCTTCCTGGAAAGAGAACCAAAAGCAcaatatttcttgtttttatcCATATGTTCGCTAACCTGTTTTGAAGATATGTTTATTTCTCATGTATTTGTATAAAATACTGCCCTTAATTTAACGAGAGCGAAAATACACATACAAGGAAATATGCTAATGTTgataagagaaaaaggaaacaaatatACAGAGAAAGGAAATACAttaaaagggagaaaaaaaccTAATGAACCTAAAGGGagaatatctttctttattcaacAGTTCGATTTTCACATCAACTACAACGTGAAGACTActtttatgtatattaatGTCACTCTTAAGTCCTCTCTTTACTCTCATTCAGGTGTCTTCCTTGCGGTATCTTCCAACACTCGTTATCAAATTGTGAACGCACTTGAGCAGATCGTCGAAGCGTCGCCTTTGGGAAAGAAAATTCCACCGGTGGCAATGGCTTTTACAGTTGGTGTGAGGTTTGCCAACAACATTTATGGTGGTATGCAGTTTGTGGATTGGGCAAGATGGAGTGGGgttcaataaatttaacatGCTGCATTATTCAGCCTTAATCGTAAAGGAAAAAAGGTCCCTTGGTTTGGCTCTCAATAGTTGTAGCTTGATCTATTTAAGCTTTAGGTTTAGGAACTCGAATCCCTTTTAGGGCAGTCTTAGAGCGAATAGGATGTCAATTTTTCCTATGAGTATCCTTTGATAGTACTTAGGAGTTGGTAGGATCCCCATGGCTTTATTTATCGGATAATTTAAATGCATGGAAATTTTGCAATACAGCCCAGTCATGGTGGAGCTGGCAAATTCACTTGGTtggaactttttattttcctctcttttccttctcaaTTGGGAGTTAATAATCTATTGTGAAGAGAGAGATTAAAGTTAGATAATCTTTCTCTAATTAGATTTCATTAGAGAGACTTTGGCATGAAGAATCTCTCCAGGTCGGTGTAAAAtacatctttattattttactatcagtattttaatatactaagccatgttttctttttgctattGTTTTGGAGTCCGACCATTAGAAGAAGATAAGGGTGATAATTGGGGGATGGATATGTAGTCTTCATTTCTTAGTATTTCTTTCTACAACCTTGAAATCGGAAGGCAACCAAAAAATTGGCAGGGTTGAGGAATGGACATTCTTATCAATTACCATCTTCATAAAATCATAACTCGCCAACATGCTGGCCCCATTCCTGCTGGCAGTGGCCTCAATTTCCAATCATTAGTTTTGACCTATATTTGAATCCCTTTCATAGCTAGTGATCAAAAGAACATGCTGCCTCATCGGGTGTACGGACGGTGGTCTTCGTCCGTTTATGGCTAATTTCGGAACATGATGTGTTGGAAAGTGTGGACTTGTAAACTTCAATTTGCAATATGCTCTGTGTTGATCATCGATGGTGATGAATATGATACTTATGAGattttgaggaaaaaaatatcGTTTATATCTCTAAACTAACTTATGGTCTCCAAAGGGTGTTTGAGCCAAACAAGGGTGGGAGATTAGATAGTTGAAAAGTCTCGAATTGTGAACTCTAGTTAAGGAGTTTGTGATACTTGGAGCAATTGTTTGCTTGTtcgttatttttaaatgacattttcaaaattaaacctcATTGCGGTAAGAAAAgacattaattttatgtttttccaAAAATTGACTTCCCacatttacaaattttcttgGGGGGCTCCCAACTAAAGTTCCTGCACTAAATACTCTTAGTAGTTTACaactattttgattaaattttatttcaaaataatttaatgttgTCAAAAACTATGATATaattctttagtttttaaataaatgggtgaaaaataaatgttagaaaattaattcgGCCAAATGGTTAATATCTAATAGATTATACCGTATTAAGTTAATTCTTGCACTTAAGAATATGtgtagaaattaattaatggaatTCTCACAAGAGACcttcattgtttttattaaattctattGGTATAATGATCGATTCTTCCAAGTTTTTCATGGAcaacatattttaaagttCATAAATCTCAAAAAGAGTGTAATGAATATTATCAACATCCAATTATATTCTATACGAAAGAGTTATACTTAGAATCGTTGTACAAATAAACGCATTTTGTAGTTcttagagaaaaatattattatgatttctGTGCACTTCAAGactttaaatttgagtttttgcATCTTCAACTACCTAATTTAATCAAGTGCACTTCGAGtaaattttatgttcaatATCTATGGTTACGTTATGGTTGatttccaattaaaaaaatcgaATATTGGGTTTTTCACTCCTAAAAAAGTCgaatagatatttttaatgacaaaattattgaaaatatttataaatacgaCAAAATATCAATGATACATTTTAATAGATGTCTTTCAATATCATTCTTAGACattgtcatttttctatatttataaatagttcattttactgtatttaaaaataacataaacaaaattttagaaagtaaTTTTTGTACggtgtttttctcttttgtgatAGGTTAATTTGTTGAtaaaaattatgtaataaaactgcaatttaacattaaaaaacatgaacttagtttcaaaaacATGAACTGTgaatattttacaatttagatgTGAACAGCTTTGTCAACACATCAACacaaaaagttaaacaatATATGACATTTGCATTGCAACAAc
This DNA window, taken from Cucumis sativus cultivar 9930 chromosome 6, Cucumber_9930_V3, whole genome shotgun sequence, encodes the following:
- the LOC101203164 gene encoding protein RETICULATA-RELATED 1, chloroplastic, translated to MSVTSSSFNLFRSTVSSNPDAFLSNLEVRASGCFKWPCSEPKGSFKLVARHHSSNVNFRTRLNCISSEAAAAAAAETTVAPGDSKVVDDFDSESRIDGDGGVGGGGNAFGGGGGGDGNGDGEDEKEFGPLLKFDDVIKEADARGVRLPMDMLEAAKATGIREVFLHRYLDLQGSGWLLGFLMNSCSMFRDRMLADPSFLFKVGTEIVIDSCCATFAEVQKRGENFWAEFELFAADLLVGIVVDVALVGMLAPYARIGQRPVSSGLLGQMQHAYSSLPSSVFEAERPGCKFTVKQRIASYFYKGVLYGSVGFGCGLVGQGIANLIMNAKRCIKKSDEDVPVPPLIQSAALWGVFLAVSSNTRYQIVNALEQIVEASPLGKKIPPVAMAFTVGVRFANNIYGGMQFVDWARWSGVQ
- the LOC101202932 gene encoding UDP-D-apiose/UDP-D-xylose synthase 2, whose amino-acid sequence is MASGNRVDLSGNPVKPITICMIGAGGFIGSHLCEKLMAETPHKVLALDVYNDKIKHLLEPDTLPWADRIQFHRLNIKNDSRLESLIRMADLTINLAAICTPADYNTRPLDTIYSNFIDAIPVVKYCSGNSKRLIHFSTCEVYGKTIGSFLPKDSPLRQDPSYYVLSEDTSPCIFGSIEKQRWSYACAKQLIERLIYAEGAENGLDFTIVRPFNWIGPRMDFIPGIDGPSEGVPRVLACFSNNLLRREPLKLVDGGQSQRTFVYIKDAIEAVLLMIENPSRSNGQIFNVGNPNNEVTVKQLAEMMTEVYAKVSGEPSLQTPTIDISSEEFYGVGYDDSDKRIPDMTIINRQLGWNPKTSLWDLLESTLTYQHRTYAEAIKQATAKPAASS